From Desulfolucanica intricata, the proteins below share one genomic window:
- the nuoE gene encoding NADH-quinone oxidoreductase subunit NuoE translates to MAACKCGCEQHAVDPQQEALQKMLDGYKGQKGALIPVLQEAQEIYGYLPKEVMQQISKELNIPFSKIFGVATFYAQFHLKPRGRNIIRVCQGTACHVRGGAKVLEAISKKLGVGKNETTEDLRFTLETVACLGACGLAPVMMVNNDTHGRLTPDVAVSILEKYE, encoded by the coding sequence TTGGCTGCATGTAAATGTGGATGTGAACAGCATGCCGTAGATCCTCAACAGGAAGCTCTCCAGAAGATGTTGGATGGCTACAAAGGGCAAAAAGGAGCCTTAATTCCGGTACTGCAGGAGGCTCAGGAAATTTACGGGTATTTGCCGAAAGAAGTAATGCAGCAAATATCTAAAGAATTAAATATCCCTTTCAGTAAAATTTTTGGTGTGGCTACTTTCTACGCCCAATTCCACCTTAAGCCCCGTGGACGCAATATTATCCGTGTTTGTCAGGGTACTGCCTGCCATGTGCGGGGTGGAGCCAAAGTATTGGAAGCGATTTCCAAGAAGCTTGGTGTGGGTAAAAATGAAACCACCGAAGATTTACGCTTTACTTTGGAAACAGTGGCCTGCTTGGGTGCCTGTGGTTTGGCACCGGTAATGATGGTGAACAACGATACCCACGGCCGGTTGACCCCGGACGTAGCGGTTAGTATTTTAGAGAAATACGAATAG
- a CDS encoding DUF512 domain-containing protein translates to MGDFVYNEHEGYVRSLILHSAQESNILPLTSVCNIHCIFCSHRQNPPGVETFRIGHRTPEEIEETLEFMEPDKPVVIGESVTRIMEGEPFTHPHIKQVLKLIRSRFPAVSIQITTNGTLLSSKMVDFLAGLGDVTINLSLNSADIATREMLMKDTRAKEAVDSAVLLGQAGVSYHGSIVAMPWLTGWADLEATIHYLERSGAKTVRIFLPGYTRLAEERLCFSSSLWADLRSFVLELRKSIRVPVTFEPHLPGDFRPEVVGIIKDSPAERAGLLAGDVVLSVGGVSGLTRVQVFKAVLQAAAPKLRILRDSREFEVQLDKAPGKSSGLVMEYDLDPEIIMEMTDAVRKRRARRVLVLTSVLAGNLIKTGIDRFFDEPAEVRVMSVKSSFFGGSIVAAGLLVVSDFAKALRELDGESDWRPDLVLLPGLAFDPRGRDLTGHSYLELEVKFGCSVLAL, encoded by the coding sequence GTGGGTGATTTTGTATACAACGAACATGAAGGATATGTTCGTTCACTTATATTGCACAGTGCACAGGAATCTAACATTTTACCGCTTACTTCTGTTTGTAATATACATTGTATTTTTTGCAGCCACCGGCAAAACCCTCCCGGGGTAGAAACCTTTCGCATCGGTCACCGAACCCCTGAGGAAATTGAAGAAACCCTGGAATTTATGGAACCTGATAAACCGGTGGTTATCGGAGAATCGGTAACGAGAATTATGGAGGGTGAGCCGTTTACACACCCGCATATTAAGCAGGTATTGAAACTAATTCGTTCCAGGTTTCCGGCTGTTTCGATTCAGATTACCACCAATGGAACCCTTTTAAGCAGTAAGATGGTTGATTTTTTAGCCGGCTTGGGTGACGTGACGATAAACCTGTCTTTAAACAGTGCTGATATAGCTACGAGGGAAATGCTGATGAAGGATACCAGGGCTAAAGAAGCTGTGGACAGTGCAGTTTTACTGGGGCAGGCGGGTGTAAGTTATCATGGCAGTATTGTGGCTATGCCCTGGTTGACCGGTTGGGCTGATTTAGAAGCAACAATTCATTATTTGGAGCGCAGTGGGGCAAAGACAGTAAGGATATTTCTTCCCGGCTATACCCGCCTGGCAGAGGAACGGCTGTGTTTTAGCAGTTCCCTTTGGGCTGACTTGAGAAGTTTTGTTCTTGAGCTCAGGAAATCTATTCGGGTGCCGGTAACCTTTGAGCCTCACCTGCCCGGGGATTTCCGGCCGGAAGTTGTTGGGATAATTAAGGACTCCCCGGCGGAGCGGGCCGGTCTCTTGGCCGGAGATGTTGTACTTTCGGTAGGGGGTGTGAGCGGTCTGACCAGAGTACAGGTATTCAAAGCGGTACTTCAGGCTGCTGCCCCGAAGTTAAGAATCCTGCGGGATAGCAGGGAGTTTGAGGTACAATTAGACAAGGCACCCGGCAAGTCCTCCGGCCTGGTTATGGAATATGATTTAGACCCGGAAATAATTATGGAAATGACTGATGCCGTAAGAAAAAGGCGGGCCCGCCGGGTACTGGTATTAACTTCCGTCTTGGCCGGCAATTTAATTAAAACAGGTATAGACAGGTTTTTTGATGAACCGGCAGAAGTGCGGGTGATGTCTGTAAAAAGCAGTTTTTTTGGTGGTTCCATTGTAGCTGCCGGGCTCCTGGTGGTCAGTGATTTTGCTAAGGCACTAAGAGAACTGGACGGTGAGTCGGATTGGCGGCCCGATTTAGTTTTGCTGCCCGGGCTGGCCTTTGACCCCCGGGGAAGGGATTTAACCGGACATTCTTATCTGGAGTTGGAAGTAAAATTTGGTTGTTCTGTGTTGGCTCTTTAA
- a CDS encoding ACT domain-containing protein, protein MRVKQVSVFLENKYGRLARVTQVLSENNINIRALSIADTTDFGILRLIVNNPDKAFDALKVDGFTVSVTDVLAVEVPDTPGGLNGALEILGQAGINIEYLYAFLQKASNAALVVFRVEQMDAAIKALEAKGINILTGEEVYSL, encoded by the coding sequence ATGAGAGTAAAGCAGGTTTCTGTCTTTTTAGAAAATAAATACGGCCGTTTAGCCCGTGTAACTCAAGTATTGAGTGAGAACAACATTAATATCCGGGCCCTATCCATAGCGGATACCACAGACTTTGGTATTCTAAGGTTAATTGTTAATAATCCTGACAAAGCCTTTGATGCACTCAAAGTGGACGGTTTTACCGTCAGTGTTACTGATGTGCTGGCCGTAGAGGTTCCTGACACTCCGGGCGGCTTAAACGGTGCCCTCGAGATTTTGGGACAGGCCGGTATAAATATTGAGTATCTATATGCATTTTTGCAAAAAGCATCTAATGCTGCCCTGGTTGTGTTTAGAGTGGAGCAGATGGATGCGGCAATTAAAGCCTTGGAAGCAAAGGGTATTAATATTTTAACCGGGGAAGAGGTTTACTCCCTATAG
- the nuoF gene encoding NADH-quinone oxidoreductase subunit NuoF has protein sequence MKSLMDKCCDKCTHALDNPCKDYIKCRKEGPICHQDDACKEKRQKILAELHLAEDSQKRQILICAGTGCTSSGSGKLAESLKQELQNKGLSDQVEVKVTGCHGFCEQGPLMIVEPQKTFYTRVAAEDVPEVVEKHLIGGEIVERLLYKEPNTGETAPTYETVPFYAKQKRLVLHNCGHINPEVIDDYIANDGYAGFVKALFEMTPEEVIEDVKRSGLRGRGGAGFPTGMKWGFVRQAAGDKKYVVCNADEGDPGAFMDRSVLEGDPHAVIEGMAICAYAVGADEGYIYVRAEYPLAIERLKIAIAQAEERGILGNNIFNSGFNFKLKIKAGAGAFVCGEETALLTSIEGNRGMPRVRPPFPANKGLWDKPTNLNNVETYANVPYILRNGGAEYAKLGTEKSKGTKIFALTGKVNNTGLVEVPMGITMREIIFAIGGGIQNGMKFKAVQIGGPSGGCIPEELLDLPVDYDSLTAAGAMMGSGGLVVMDETTCMVDVARFFLTFTQAESCGKCTPCREGTKRMLEILTRICDGQGKLEDIENLERLGRVVKSTALCGLGQTCANPILSTLRYFKHEYLAHIEEKRCPAGVCTALLTYKIDPEKCKGCGKCAKGCPAGAITGEKKQPHVIDTTKCIKCGACITGCKFDAIYKA, from the coding sequence TTGAAAAGCCTGATGGATAAGTGCTGTGACAAGTGTACACATGCACTCGATAACCCTTGTAAAGACTATATAAAGTGTCGTAAAGAAGGTCCCATTTGCCACCAGGATGATGCTTGTAAAGAAAAGCGGCAAAAAATACTGGCAGAACTTCATCTTGCAGAAGACTCCCAAAAACGCCAGATTTTAATTTGTGCCGGTACAGGCTGTACTTCCTCCGGCTCCGGTAAATTGGCAGAAAGCCTGAAACAAGAATTACAAAATAAAGGTTTAAGTGATCAGGTGGAAGTGAAAGTTACCGGATGTCACGGTTTTTGTGAGCAGGGTCCGCTAATGATTGTGGAACCGCAGAAAACTTTCTATACCCGGGTTGCAGCAGAAGATGTGCCGGAGGTTGTGGAGAAACACCTGATTGGCGGAGAGATTGTTGAGCGTCTCTTATATAAAGAACCGAACACCGGTGAAACTGCCCCAACCTACGAGACAGTACCCTTTTACGCTAAGCAAAAGCGTTTGGTGCTGCATAACTGCGGTCATATTAACCCGGAAGTTATTGATGACTATATTGCCAATGACGGGTATGCCGGTTTTGTCAAAGCCCTTTTTGAAATGACTCCGGAAGAAGTCATTGAAGATGTGAAGCGTTCCGGTTTAAGAGGCCGGGGCGGTGCTGGATTCCCTACCGGTATGAAGTGGGGTTTTGTGCGTCAGGCAGCCGGCGATAAGAAATATGTTGTTTGTAACGCTGACGAAGGTGACCCCGGTGCTTTCATGGACCGTAGTGTTTTGGAGGGTGACCCCCATGCTGTAATTGAAGGTATGGCCATCTGCGCTTATGCCGTAGGCGCCGATGAAGGTTATATCTATGTACGGGCTGAGTACCCGCTGGCAATTGAGCGGTTAAAAATTGCTATAGCTCAAGCTGAAGAAAGAGGAATTTTAGGTAATAATATTTTTAATTCGGGTTTCAATTTTAAACTTAAGATTAAGGCCGGTGCCGGTGCCTTTGTATGCGGTGAGGAAACTGCATTGTTAACATCTATTGAAGGCAACCGGGGTATGCCGCGGGTACGTCCGCCCTTCCCGGCTAATAAAGGTCTCTGGGATAAGCCCACTAACCTTAATAACGTAGAAACTTATGCCAACGTGCCGTATATTTTACGGAACGGCGGTGCGGAATATGCCAAGCTGGGTACCGAGAAGAGTAAAGGTACCAAGATCTTTGCCTTAACCGGTAAAGTTAACAATACCGGTCTGGTGGAAGTGCCGATGGGCATTACCATGCGGGAAATTATCTTTGCCATCGGTGGCGGCATCCAGAACGGCATGAAATTTAAGGCCGTGCAGATTGGCGGGCCGTCCGGCGGATGTATACCTGAAGAATTGTTAGACCTGCCGGTTGATTATGATTCCCTTACCGCTGCCGGTGCCATGATGGGATCCGGCGGTCTGGTTGTAATGGATGAAACTACTTGTATGGTTGACGTAGCCAGATTTTTCCTCACCTTTACCCAGGCCGAATCCTGTGGTAAGTGTACTCCTTGTCGCGAGGGAACCAAGCGGATGCTGGAAATCCTGACCCGTATCTGTGACGGTCAAGGTAAATTAGAAGATATCGAAAATCTGGAAAGACTGGGTAGGGTAGTCAAGAGCACTGCACTCTGTGGTTTAGGACAGACCTGTGCCAATCCGATCCTTTCCACCCTGCGTTACTTTAAACATGAGTATTTAGCTCATATCGAAGAGAAACGCTGTCCAGCCGGTGTTTGCACCGCCCTGTTAACCTATAAGATTGATCCGGAAAAATGTAAGGGCTGCGGTAAATGTGCCAAAGGCTGCCCGGCAGGTGCCATTACCGGTGAGAAGAAACAACCCCACGTAATTGATACCACTAAGTGTATCAAGTGTGGTGCCTGCATAACAGGCTGTAAGTTTGATGCTATATACAAAGCTTAA
- the tsaD gene encoding tRNA (adenosine(37)-N6)-threonylcarbamoyltransferase complex transferase subunit TsaD, with protein MGEKILAIETSCDETSAAVVDGGTRILSNIISSQIDVHRKFGGVVPEVASRKHLELINHVILEALQEAGLGFKDLDAVAVTYGPGLVGALLVGLSAGKACAYAAGIPLIGVNHLEGHIYANLLAEPDLTFPLLCLVVSGGHTDLVYISGHGNYRVAGRTRDDAAGEAFDKVARTVGLGYPGGPLIEKKAREGNSEAIEFPRAYLEEGSLDFSFSGLKSAVINYLHRARQRGETVNIADLSASFQKAVVDVLVDKTLAAAHKYQVSTIMLAGGVAANGFLRTELENGAGQEGWRLVYPPPVLCTDNAAMIGCAAHYKYIEGKFAPLTLNAVPNLKLGEQCF; from the coding sequence ATGGGTGAAAAAATACTGGCAATTGAAACATCCTGTGATGAAACTTCCGCTGCGGTGGTGGACGGTGGTACAAGGATACTAAGCAATATTATTTCTTCACAAATTGATGTGCACCGCAAATTCGGTGGTGTGGTTCCGGAGGTCGCTTCCCGCAAACACCTTGAGCTGATTAATCACGTAATTTTAGAGGCACTGCAGGAAGCCGGGCTCGGTTTTAAGGACTTGGATGCTGTGGCTGTAACTTACGGCCCGGGCCTCGTGGGAGCTCTTTTAGTGGGGCTGTCTGCGGGCAAGGCTTGTGCCTACGCTGCAGGTATTCCCCTCATTGGAGTAAATCACCTGGAAGGGCATATTTATGCTAATCTTCTGGCAGAGCCTGATTTAACCTTCCCTCTGCTGTGCCTGGTGGTTTCCGGGGGGCATACTGATTTGGTTTACATTTCCGGGCACGGGAATTACCGGGTTGCCGGACGTACCAGGGATGATGCTGCCGGAGAAGCTTTTGATAAAGTGGCCAGGACAGTGGGATTAGGATATCCCGGCGGGCCGTTAATTGAGAAAAAAGCCCGTGAGGGTAATTCCGAGGCCATTGAGTTTCCCCGGGCCTATCTTGAAGAAGGCAGTCTGGATTTTAGTTTTAGCGGCCTTAAGTCAGCCGTGATTAATTATCTGCACCGGGCCCGCCAGCGGGGGGAAACTGTAAATATTGCCGATTTATCAGCCAGTTTTCAGAAAGCTGTGGTAGATGTTTTGGTAGACAAAACTCTGGCTGCTGCCCACAAGTATCAAGTGTCAACAATTATGCTTGCAGGTGGGGTGGCTGCAAACGGTTTTCTGCGAACGGAGCTGGAAAATGGCGCCGGGCAGGAGGGGTGGCGGCTGGTTTACCCGCCCCCGGTATTGTGTACCGATAATGCGGCGATGATAGGCTGTGCTGCCCATTATAAGTATATTGAAGGTAAATTTGCCCCGCTGACACTTAATGCCGTACCTAATCTAAAGTTGGGGGAACAGTGCTTTTGA
- a CDS encoding 2Fe-2S iron-sulfur cluster-binding protein, giving the protein MSVSLTINGVKVTVPKGTTVLEAARQAGFFIPTFCHDPEFPRFGACRICVVEIPGMRNLPASCVTEVMEGMEVYTESEAVVEARKTILELMLANHPQDCLTCEKNGDCRLQDYAFYYGVKETGFKGERKNHAIDDSNPYIVRDPNKCILCGRCVSHCNAIPERSVIDFGYRGFNTKIVTGMDLPLAESDCVYCGRCVSVCPVGALTWKPLAGKGRVWELEKEEVTCTFCESGCKFNLVKKEGKTIGVVPKTPAKGRPLCLKGRLGLELKYVDEPMIPMLKKDGEFTEVSWTEALDIKDIVSKILKMNRFSE; this is encoded by the coding sequence TTGTCTGTTTCCCTGACTATAAACGGGGTTAAGGTAACTGTACCCAAGGGGACCACTGTACTGGAAGCAGCCAGGCAGGCAGGATTTTTCATTCCTACCTTCTGTCATGATCCGGAGTTTCCTCGGTTTGGGGCCTGCCGCATTTGTGTGGTAGAGATACCCGGCATGCGTAATTTACCGGCTTCCTGTGTAACGGAAGTCATGGAAGGAATGGAAGTATATACTGAATCCGAGGCAGTGGTAGAGGCCCGGAAAACAATTTTGGAATTGATGCTGGCTAATCACCCGCAGGATTGTTTAACCTGTGAGAAAAACGGCGACTGTCGCTTGCAGGATTATGCCTTCTATTACGGAGTTAAAGAAACCGGGTTTAAAGGGGAAAGAAAAAATCATGCTATTGATGATTCCAACCCCTATATTGTCCGTGATCCCAATAAATGTATCCTCTGTGGCCGTTGCGTAAGCCATTGCAACGCTATTCCCGAGCGCAGTGTGATCGATTTTGGCTACCGGGGATTTAATACCAAGATTGTTACCGGTATGGATCTGCCTCTGGCTGAATCCGACTGCGTATACTGCGGGCGCTGCGTCAGTGTCTGCCCGGTGGGTGCTCTGACCTGGAAGCCGCTGGCCGGCAAAGGCCGGGTATGGGAGTTGGAGAAAGAGGAAGTTACCTGTACCTTCTGTGAAAGCGGTTGTAAATTTAACTTGGTGAAAAAAGAAGGAAAAACCATCGGTGTTGTTCCAAAAACTCCGGCCAAGGGTCGCCCGCTCTGTCTAAAAGGGCGTCTGGGTCTGGAATTAAAATATGTTGATGAACCCATGATTCCGATGCTGAAAAAGGATGGAGAGTTTACCGAGGTTTCCTGGACTGAAGCTTTGGATATAAAAGATATTGTCTCCAAGATTTTGAAAATGAACCGATTCTCCGAATAA
- the fdhF gene encoding formate dehydrogenase subunit alpha — translation MAFVTLTINGQQVTVPKGTTVLEAARQAGFFIPTFCHDPELSRFGACRICVVEIPGMRNLPASCVTEAMNGMEVYTESDAVVEARKTILELMLANHPLDCLTCNKNGACSLQDYAYRYGVRGDSFTGDKHNYPIEDDNPFIVRDMNKCILCGKCVRVCAEVQGRNIVDFAYRGFDAKVAPAMDMTLGESDCVFCGSCISVCPVGALSEKGMLGKGRTWEYKKVRTTCPYCGSGCSFDLNVKDNKVVGVTSAPDADVNGRALCVKGRFGYGFIHNPDRLTTPLVKKDGKFVEASWEEAIGIVAGKLKSVKDTYGPDALAVLSSARCTNEENYLLSKFARTVLATNSIDHCARLUHAPTVAGLAAAFGSGAMTNSIEEIAGADFILATGTNTTESHPIISLRVKKALANGATLVVVDPRKTEMAQLSDYHLQIKSGSDIALLNGMANVIIAEELWNKEFVETRTEDFEVLKAAVAKYTPEYVEEITGIPADTIKEVARGYAKAANATILYTMGITQHICGTDNVLAVANLAMLCGQIGRPSTGVNPLRGQNNVQGACDMGALPNVFTGYQPVTLPEAREKFSQAWGAPMPEKPGLTVGEMMEAAAEGKVKAMYIMGENPVLSDADANHVEHALKNLDFLVVQDIFLTETAQLADVVLPAASFAEKDGTFSNTERRVQRVRKAIDPIGNSKPDWQIICEVATAMGYPMNYNSPAEIMDEISRVTPSYGGISYERLEQGGLHWPCPTPEHPGTKILHVGKFSRGLGKFHAVEYIPPNELPDEDYPLILSTGRRHFHYHTGTMTQRSENIKEFYFEEYLEVNPADAQKYNLTDGDKVKLTSRRGEVEVTVKITDIVNPGVVFTSFHFPDVAINKLTNSARDPKAKIPEYKVCAVKMQKIS, via the coding sequence GTGGCTTTTGTCACCTTAACCATTAACGGTCAACAAGTGACAGTTCCTAAGGGTACTACTGTGCTGGAAGCAGCCAGGCAGGCGGGATTCTTTATTCCCACCTTCTGTCATGATCCGGAACTGAGTAGATTCGGGGCCTGCCGTATTTGTGTGGTGGAAATACCAGGTATGCGCAACCTACCGGCTTCCTGTGTCACCGAGGCCATGAACGGCATGGAAGTTTACACCGAATCCGACGCAGTGGTAGAAGCCCGGAAAACGATCCTGGAACTGATGTTGGCTAACCACCCGCTGGATTGTCTGACCTGTAATAAAAACGGTGCCTGTAGCCTGCAGGATTATGCTTATCGCTACGGTGTGCGCGGGGATAGTTTCACGGGTGATAAACACAATTATCCCATTGAAGACGACAACCCCTTTATCGTAAGGGATATGAATAAATGTATCCTGTGCGGCAAGTGTGTTCGGGTGTGCGCTGAAGTACAGGGACGTAATATAGTTGATTTTGCTTACCGTGGTTTTGATGCCAAGGTAGCTCCTGCTATGGATATGACCCTTGGTGAGTCTGACTGCGTTTTCTGCGGCAGCTGTATTTCTGTTTGCCCGGTGGGTGCCCTCAGTGAAAAAGGTATGCTGGGCAAGGGCCGTACCTGGGAATATAAAAAGGTGCGTACTACCTGTCCCTACTGCGGTTCAGGCTGCAGTTTTGACTTAAATGTCAAAGACAATAAGGTGGTAGGAGTTACATCCGCTCCTGATGCCGATGTAAACGGACGGGCCCTTTGTGTTAAAGGTCGTTTCGGTTACGGTTTTATCCATAACCCGGATCGTTTAACTACTCCGCTGGTTAAAAAGGACGGAAAATTTGTCGAGGCCAGCTGGGAAGAGGCTATCGGGATCGTAGCCGGAAAGCTTAAGAGCGTAAAAGATACTTACGGCCCGGATGCCCTGGCGGTACTGAGTTCCGCACGCTGTACCAACGAAGAAAACTACCTGTTAAGTAAGTTTGCCCGCACAGTGCTTGCGACCAATAGCATAGACCACTGTGCCCGTCTCTGACACGCTCCGACAGTCGCCGGTCTGGCGGCAGCATTTGGAAGCGGAGCCATGACTAACAGTATTGAGGAAATAGCAGGTGCTGATTTTATTCTGGCCACCGGAACCAATACCACTGAATCTCACCCCATCATCAGCTTGCGGGTTAAGAAAGCTTTAGCTAACGGGGCAACTCTGGTAGTGGTAGATCCCCGGAAGACTGAAATGGCTCAATTATCCGATTATCACCTGCAGATTAAATCCGGTTCTGATATAGCTCTTCTTAATGGTATGGCTAATGTAATTATAGCCGAGGAGCTTTGGAACAAGGAGTTTGTGGAAACCCGCACTGAGGACTTTGAGGTTCTTAAAGCTGCAGTAGCAAAATATACTCCTGAGTATGTCGAGGAAATAACCGGTATCCCGGCCGACACAATTAAGGAAGTGGCCCGGGGTTATGCCAAGGCAGCCAATGCTACGATTCTTTATACCATGGGTATTACCCAGCACATTTGTGGTACCGATAACGTTCTGGCCGTAGCTAACCTGGCTATGCTGTGCGGTCAAATCGGTCGCCCGTCCACCGGTGTTAACCCTCTGCGGGGACAAAACAACGTGCAGGGTGCCTGTGACATGGGTGCTCTTCCTAATGTGTTCACAGGTTATCAACCTGTAACACTGCCGGAAGCCCGGGAAAAGTTCTCCCAAGCCTGGGGTGCCCCAATGCCGGAAAAACCGGGTCTTACTGTGGGTGAAATGATGGAAGCGGCAGCTGAAGGTAAGGTTAAGGCCATGTATATCATGGGTGAAAACCCGGTACTTTCGGATGCTGATGCTAACCACGTGGAGCACGCTCTTAAGAACTTGGACTTCCTGGTAGTTCAGGATATCTTCCTGACCGAAACCGCGCAGCTGGCTGACGTAGTTTTACCGGCTGCCAGCTTTGCAGAGAAGGACGGCACTTTCTCTAATACCGAGCGCCGCGTGCAGCGTGTACGCAAGGCCATTGATCCGATTGGTAACAGTAAACCGGACTGGCAGATTATTTGTGAGGTAGCCACGGCAATGGGTTATCCAATGAATTATAATTCACCGGCTGAAATCATGGACGAGATTTCCAGGGTAACTCCCTCTTACGGCGGTATCTCTTATGAGCGCCTGGAGCAGGGAGGGCTGCATTGGCCCTGCCCGACACCGGAACACCCGGGTACTAAAATTTTGCATGTCGGGAAGTTTTCCCGGGGTTTGGGTAAGTTCCACGCAGTAGAATATATTCCACCCAACGAACTGCCTGATGAGGATTACCCGTTGATTCTGAGTACCGGACGCCGACATTTCCACTATCATACAGGAACCATGACTCAGCGGTCTGAAAACATTAAGGAATTCTATTTTGAAGAATATCTTGAAGTTAACCCTGCTGATGCTCAGAAATATAACTTAACCGATGGGGATAAGGTCAAACTAACTTCCCGCCGTGGTGAGGTAGAGGTAACAGTTAAGATAACCGATATAGTTAATCCGGGGGTTGTATTTACTTCCTTCCACTTCCCGGATGTAGCTATTAATAAATTAACCAACTCTGCCCGCGATCCAAAGGCTAAAATACCAGAGTATAAGGTTTGCGCGGTTAAAATGCAAAAAATAAGTTAA
- a CDS encoding 5-formyltetrahydrofolate cyclo-ligase, with translation MTKSELRKNVIEARKALPVNEIEEKSNLIQYQVMAMKEYTNASTIMLYLDFRNEVQTEKIILDAISSGKKVTVPVTDISTKRLTPSLLMDYPGDLTRGAYDILEPKKECLRPVKPEQLDLIIVPGVAFDERCNRLGYGAGFYDRFLPRTRPDTVFMALAFEMQIYDQVYHQSHDCPVHYVITESRVIRNLSKN, from the coding sequence GTGACAAAAAGCGAATTACGTAAAAATGTGATTGAAGCTAGGAAGGCTCTTCCCGTTAATGAGATAGAAGAAAAGAGCAATCTGATTCAGTATCAGGTAATGGCTATGAAGGAATATACCAATGCTTCTACCATTATGCTGTACCTGGATTTCCGCAATGAAGTTCAGACTGAGAAGATCATTCTTGATGCTATTTCCAGCGGGAAAAAGGTAACTGTACCGGTTACTGATATTTCAACTAAACGGTTAACACCTTCTTTATTAATGGATTACCCCGGTGATTTAACCCGTGGCGCCTATGACATTTTGGAGCCTAAGAAGGAGTGTCTTCGTCCTGTCAAACCGGAACAGCTGGATTTAATTATTGTTCCGGGGGTTGCCTTTGATGAGAGGTGTAATCGCCTGGGATACGGTGCCGGTTTTTATGACAGATTTCTACCCCGTACCAGGCCGGATACCGTTTTTATGGCCTTAGCTTTTGAAATGCAAATCTATGACCAGGTTTATCACCAAAGTCATGACTGCCCGGTTCATTATGTTATTACTGAAAGCCGGGTAATAAGGAACCTGTCTAAAAATTGA
- a CDS encoding endonuclease/exonuclease/phosphatase family protein, with translation MSIQLKVLTYNIRHGKGTDRIISLKRIADVLRKSGAQLIGLQEVDRNMPRSNFIFQAQYLAYLLGMNYVFSPASKWFRVFEFGNAILSKYPIIKYNNVLLPGQGEQRALLEAVLSVNNQKIKFFNTHLGLSNTARELQVNKIIELLGNLCLPTILAGDFNVLPSDPVIIKLAQFFGYCDNSSAANTKTFPSNAPSVKIDYIFLSPHWKLLSLKTLSSEASDHLPLLGEVELIASYPKLIIKCPNQIV, from the coding sequence ATGTCGATACAGCTAAAAGTATTAACTTATAACATCCGGCACGGGAAGGGAACCGACCGTATAATTTCACTCAAAAGAATTGCAGATGTGCTCAGAAAAAGCGGCGCTCAACTAATCGGACTGCAGGAAGTAGACAGAAACATGCCGCGCAGCAACTTTATCTTTCAGGCTCAATACCTGGCATATCTTCTCGGTATGAATTATGTTTTCAGCCCCGCCTCCAAATGGTTTCGTGTTTTCGAATTCGGCAATGCTATATTAAGTAAATATCCAATTATAAAATATAATAATGTACTACTGCCGGGGCAAGGAGAACAAAGGGCTTTGCTGGAAGCCGTACTTTCGGTTAATAATCAAAAAATAAAATTTTTTAACACCCATCTTGGTTTGAGTAATACTGCAAGAGAATTACAAGTTAACAAGATTATTGAACTCCTGGGGAACCTATGTTTGCCCACAATATTAGCGGGTGATTTTAATGTTTTGCCATCCGACCCGGTTATAATAAAATTAGCCCAATTCTTTGGATACTGCGATAATAGTTCTGCAGCAAACACTAAAACATTTCCGTCAAATGCTCCCAGTGTAAAAATAGATTACATATTTCTTTCTCCGCACTGGAAACTGCTCTCTTTAAAAACCTTATCCAGTGAGGCCTCAGACCACCTTCCCCTGCTGGGTGAAGTAGAACTTATTGCTTCCTATCCAAAATTAATTATTAAGTGCCCGAACCAAATCGTGTAA